In Pedobacter heparinus DSM 2366, the following are encoded in one genomic region:
- a CDS encoding discoidin domain-containing protein: MKTYKLNLLAICTVVLLFMACKKDKTGREPLPEGRVTFDVPASTDVVARDFDIRNVSVVSVEMKAALQGSSSSDVHYVTFATDTTKIADYKLKYGNTALLLPTKSYLYYKPTVAIAPGTNLSEAAVLNLSFQTTLQPFSTYVLPLTIASIDGIPQDPKTRKVVYYVFNTKEPRYMSHAGYTPTATASSTFGTNVASRAIDAATGTTFWASSNTVPLPQFLTIDYGRNVTFPGLDYFFPTALTAANGAQTTSAKVETSIDNITWTDKGTYAINVNNTARMHTITLPSLTTARYLRFTILAANPYVASATITYNIGFVGGILLLN, encoded by the coding sequence ATGAAGACATACAAATTAAATTTATTGGCAATATGCACGGTAGTGCTATTGTTTATGGCTTGCAAAAAAGACAAAACTGGCCGCGAACCCTTGCCAGAAGGTAGGGTAACTTTTGATGTGCCGGCTTCAACAGATGTAGTGGCGAGAGATTTCGATATCAGAAATGTGTCCGTAGTTAGCGTGGAAATGAAAGCGGCGCTACAAGGTAGCTCGTCTTCGGATGTTCATTATGTGACCTTTGCTACTGATACGACTAAAATAGCAGATTATAAGCTAAAATATGGCAATACCGCCCTTTTACTTCCTACAAAAAGCTATCTTTATTATAAGCCAACGGTAGCCATTGCTCCGGGCACCAACCTTTCAGAAGCAGCGGTACTGAATCTTAGTTTTCAGACTACACTACAGCCTTTCAGCACTTATGTGCTGCCGCTAACCATTGCATCTATAGATGGCATACCACAGGATCCAAAGACACGCAAAGTGGTTTATTATGTTTTTAATACAAAAGAACCACGTTATATGAGCCATGCCGGATATACTCCTACTGCTACTGCATCTTCTACATTTGGAACCAACGTAGCAAGCAGAGCAATTGATGCAGCTACAGGTACAACATTTTGGGCAAGTTCTAACACCGTGCCGCTGCCGCAATTCCTGACCATTGATTATGGACGAAATGTTACCTTTCCTGGATTAGACTATTTTTTTCCGACGGCCTTAACCGCTGCCAATGGAGCTCAGACAACCTCTGCTAAAGTGGAAACAAGTATAGATAACATAACCTGGACAGATAAGGGTACGTATGCAATCAATGTCAACAATACTGCTAGAATGCACACTATAACTTTGCCTTCATTAACAACAGCCAGATACTTACGCTTTACCATTTTGGCAGCAAATCCATATGTAGCATCAGCAACAATCACTTATAACATAGGTTTTGTGGGCGGCATTTTACTGTTAAATTAA
- a CDS encoding RagB/SusD family nutrient uptake outer membrane protein, translating into MKKFKYIAAQLLVCCMVFSGCDKYLDVEPKGKQLLKTTGDFDLWLNAQTFTTEMSSPYLDYMTDNIDYLSVNTPPISLADFVYTWAPQFTNDVTAPAYLWADHYQRISLYNTVLLGIDAAEGGTASQKNSLKAEALLGRAFSYFYLVNEYAKPYDAATASTDLAVPFVTSDNVSQKAPPRATTAEIYQHILDDINVAIPNLPADNSGARFRGSKAAAYSVLARIYLYRREYSEALRYAELALANTRATMIDYTTPASFPTTQNVVSHPDAIYGKGYAAAGIPITLDLKGSFAGNDTRRTIFYSSWTSTVRGATAFYAAAVTPTFQLTNSGTTVQEMHLIAAECAARSTAPNGLATALGHLNQVRRNRYTGTPIESRDFTSSSQSVVFNEVLAERRRELPFHSLRWFDMRRFDMENRMSAVIRTNAQNTVVATLEPNSPRYTLQIPIQVIAFNPDMPQNP; encoded by the coding sequence ATGAAGAAATTTAAATATATAGCCGCCCAATTGCTTGTTTGCTGCATGGTTTTTAGCGGTTGCGATAAATATCTGGATGTTGAACCAAAGGGCAAGCAATTGCTGAAAACAACGGGTGACTTTGATCTTTGGTTGAACGCACAAACGTTTACAACTGAGATGAGTAGTCCTTATTTGGATTATATGACAGACAATATAGATTACCTAAGCGTCAATACTCCGCCAATTAGCCTTGCCGACTTTGTTTATACCTGGGCGCCACAGTTTACAAATGATGTAACAGCACCGGCATATTTATGGGCTGACCACTATCAACGCATTAGTCTGTATAATACCGTGTTGTTAGGTATTGACGCTGCTGAGGGTGGGACTGCATCACAGAAGAACAGCCTTAAGGCGGAAGCCTTACTTGGCCGTGCATTTTCGTATTTTTACCTGGTGAATGAATATGCCAAGCCCTACGATGCGGCAACCGCATCCACCGATTTGGCTGTGCCTTTTGTCACTTCAGACAATGTAAGTCAAAAAGCACCCCCAAGAGCTACAACGGCTGAAATTTATCAACACATCCTGGATGATATCAATGTGGCTATCCCGAACCTTCCTGCTGACAACAGTGGCGCTAGGTTTCGTGGCTCTAAGGCTGCCGCATATAGTGTATTGGCACGCATTTATTTATACAGAAGGGAATATAGTGAAGCGCTGCGTTATGCTGAGCTGGCGCTGGCCAATACCCGTGCCACAATGATTGATTATACCACCCCTGCTTCCTTTCCCACCACGCAAAATGTAGTGTCTCATCCGGACGCAATTTATGGTAAGGGATATGCTGCTGCTGGTATCCCGATAACCTTAGATTTGAAAGGCTCGTTTGCGGGCAACGACACAAGGAGAACAATTTTTTATTCGAGCTGGACCAGTACCGTAAGAGGGGCGACTGCGTTTTACGCAGCTGCAGTTACACCAACTTTCCAGCTAACCAATTCCGGTACAACTGTTCAGGAAATGCACTTAATTGCGGCAGAATGTGCGGCGCGAAGTACTGCCCCGAATGGCCTGGCTACGGCACTTGGCCACCTGAATCAGGTGCGCAGGAACAGGTATACGGGTACGCCAATTGAGAGCAGGGATTTTACTTCATCAAGTCAGAGTGTTGTGTTTAACGAAGTGCTGGCCGAAAGAAGACGTGAATTACCTTTCCATAGCTTACGCTGGTTTGATATGCGGAGATTTGATATGGAGAACAGGATGTCAGCAGTAATCCGCACCAATGCACAGAACACAGTAGTTGCCACGCTTGAGCCGAACAGCCCAAGATACACGCTGCAAATCCCTATTCAGGTGATTGCCTTTAACCCGGATATGCCCCAAAATCCATAA
- a CDS encoding SusC/RagA family TonB-linked outer membrane protein, protein MQVSAAGFAQRIILNERKAPLEKILKAIRTQSGYDVIMERKLMDKTKSIDVSVQNATLEETMDIVLKGLNLKYTIEGKIIVIEPVKPSFMDNIRAAFANIDVRGRVVDSTGHALPGASVMVKGKRQIARAGTDGTFLLQNVEEGTILVISYTGYKTREIVASKDLGTIRMDIAVANLEEVAVTVNTGYQKIKPEQSTGAVSQIGTKEYESRVSSNFLDGLVNRLPGLLINNSVQFTSTAPGAISSTSRPLFNIRGISTMSANQSPLIVVDGYPTELTLDMIDPNEIKSVTILKDAASATVYGVRASNGVIIIERKQATPGAAQFNFRTTLGITPEENYSRYRWDPEASGINANYVRERQSLIITPGSWGLLFAPGIPNGGNVRRSIPFYIQAQLAAGIITPAQAESSFAELANYDNLDDYSRLFQRTAIAQTNTLNISGGVPNALYYITANYTGNRSNAVLNDNNRFQLTGRTTLKLAKRLSLELTTEYQENRVNGAPVPGAASYAGYERYEDVNGNPAAIISQSYAPVYNSFILSQGLLDQNYYPLIEANKVSNKTRTLNNKTIANFNYDIGKGFNLLFGGVYETSRTEFRHLAAQGSNEVNSFVNNYTVTPTAANPALAFKRNLPDGDFLRQQNATSTGYTARTQLNYNKRMGNHSLNGIAGAEIRRVLNKSNLASYFGYNDQSLLHQPVDYASIFNGVTGTSGTLVTGNGLGLLENYFNQGYDDDRYVSAFSNVVYSFKDTYSLSGSIRIDQSNLFGSDPKYKYKPLWSLGAAWNIHKEDFMSNFNWLHQLKLRGAYGFNGNVAKLSLPQVIAQSRNNNANTPTLPSLVLFSNANTGLRWEQTENLNLGLDFNVFKNITGSFEYYTKKTTDVMGNSSIDPTLGANSALINYASIRNNGLEFSLKADWISTRDFNWNTGIVVAKNSSKVLDVYRTGQYNPQVLDVLGYVSGYPVGAMFSYDTRGLNNEGHPIIYDQNGASYVVNTSSTGTPLVTAMSDKNSGLVQYSGTSVPTISGGLSNRVDVGNFYFFAMINYYGGFKVRVPRPTPAENRPLPGSNDYWRVAGDELKTNIPNLTDLNSSAPGLAYRYNSNYVVHGDYMTLGDVTVSYRLNDLKFMKNVGFKNFELKAQASNLYSVGFNRYNFSMATGSYAKSYLTPTYTLGLFTNF, encoded by the coding sequence ATGCAGGTAAGTGCTGCAGGTTTTGCTCAACGGATTATTTTAAATGAGCGTAAAGCACCACTCGAAAAGATCTTAAAAGCTATCCGCACGCAAAGCGGCTATGACGTGATTATGGAAAGAAAGCTAATGGACAAAACGAAATCTATCGATGTTTCTGTACAGAACGCTACTCTTGAAGAAACCATGGACATTGTACTTAAGGGTCTAAATCTGAAGTATACCATTGAAGGAAAGATCATCGTAATAGAACCGGTAAAACCTTCTTTTATGGATAACATCAGGGCTGCGTTTGCGAATATTGATGTACGTGGCCGCGTGGTAGACAGTACCGGTCATGCCTTACCGGGAGCTAGTGTAATGGTCAAAGGAAAAAGACAAATTGCCAGGGCCGGTACAGATGGTACGTTTCTTTTGCAAAATGTTGAAGAAGGGACAATACTGGTCATTAGTTACACCGGGTATAAAACCAGGGAGATTGTAGCCTCAAAAGACCTTGGAACAATAAGGATGGATATTGCCGTTGCAAACCTGGAAGAAGTTGCGGTAACAGTCAACACGGGCTACCAAAAAATCAAACCAGAGCAAAGTACTGGTGCAGTTTCGCAAATAGGCACAAAGGAGTACGAATCCAGGGTGAGCTCCAATTTCCTTGATGGATTAGTAAACAGGTTACCTGGATTGTTAATTAATAATAGTGTGCAGTTTACCAGTACAGCTCCAGGTGCTATAAGTTCCACTTCGAGGCCTTTGTTCAACATTCGTGGTATTTCAACCATGTCGGCCAACCAAAGTCCACTGATTGTAGTTGATGGCTATCCGACGGAGTTGACTTTAGATATGATTGATCCAAATGAGATCAAATCAGTTACGATCCTTAAAGATGCCGCTTCTGCCACCGTATATGGAGTAAGAGCCTCCAACGGTGTCATCATAATCGAAAGAAAACAAGCTACACCCGGTGCGGCACAGTTCAATTTCAGGACTACATTGGGCATTACACCAGAGGAAAATTACAGCCGCTACCGTTGGGATCCAGAGGCATCAGGCATCAATGCCAATTACGTACGGGAAAGACAATCATTAATTATTACACCTGGTAGCTGGGGATTGTTATTTGCACCAGGAATACCAAATGGAGGTAACGTACGACGTTCCATCCCTTTCTATATCCAGGCTCAGCTTGCCGCCGGTATCATTACACCTGCACAGGCTGAAAGCTCTTTTGCAGAACTGGCTAATTATGATAATCTTGATGATTACAGTCGCTTATTCCAGCGGACGGCAATTGCGCAAACCAATACCCTGAACATTTCAGGCGGTGTGCCAAACGCGTTATATTACATCACGGCCAATTATACGGGTAACCGTAGTAATGCAGTCCTGAATGACAACAATAGATTTCAACTTACGGGCCGCACTACCCTTAAACTCGCAAAACGACTGAGCCTGGAACTGACCACTGAATATCAGGAAAACCGTGTTAACGGGGCTCCGGTACCAGGTGCGGCTTCCTATGCGGGGTATGAGCGTTATGAAGATGTAAACGGCAACCCTGCCGCCATCATTTCACAAAGCTATGCGCCTGTTTACAATAGTTTCATCCTGTCACAGGGTTTGTTGGATCAAAATTATTACCCTTTGATTGAAGCGAATAAAGTAAGCAATAAAACGCGGACGCTAAACAACAAGACCATTGCCAATTTTAATTATGATATTGGAAAAGGGTTTAACTTGCTGTTCGGTGGGGTATATGAAACTTCCCGTACAGAGTTCAGGCACCTGGCCGCTCAGGGTTCGAATGAAGTGAATTCATTTGTAAACAATTATACTGTAACACCTACTGCAGCTAACCCTGCACTGGCATTCAAAAGGAATCTTCCTGATGGAGATTTCCTACGCCAGCAGAATGCCACCTCAACTGGCTATACGGCACGTACGCAATTGAATTACAATAAAAGAATGGGTAACCATTCCCTTAACGGTATAGCAGGAGCTGAAATACGCCGAGTATTAAATAAAAGTAATTTAGCCTCTTATTTTGGCTATAACGATCAGAGTTTGCTGCATCAGCCTGTAGATTACGCTTCGATATTTAACGGTGTAACGGGAACCAGTGGTACACTTGTCACGGGAAATGGCCTTGGCCTTTTGGAGAATTATTTCAACCAGGGTTATGATGATGACCGGTATGTATCGGCTTTTTCTAATGTTGTATACTCCTTTAAAGATACCTATTCCTTATCAGGAAGTATCCGTATCGACCAATCAAACCTTTTTGGTAGTGATCCAAAATATAAATACAAGCCCCTGTGGTCATTAGGTGCTGCCTGGAACATACATAAGGAAGATTTCATGAGTAATTTTAACTGGCTTCACCAGTTAAAACTGCGTGGTGCTTACGGATTTAATGGAAATGTAGCTAAACTTTCGCTTCCGCAGGTCATTGCCCAATCCCGGAACAATAACGCCAATACACCAACACTTCCTTCTCTCGTCCTGTTCTCCAATGCCAATACGGGCCTTCGCTGGGAACAGACCGAGAACTTAAACCTTGGGCTCGATTTTAATGTTTTCAAAAATATCACAGGTAGTTTTGAATATTACACCAAAAAAACAACCGATGTGATGGGTAATTCCAGTATTGATCCAACACTTGGTGCAAACTCTGCCTTAATCAATTATGCCAGCATCAGAAATAATGGCTTAGAGTTTAGCCTGAAAGCAGACTGGATTTCTACCAGAGACTTTAACTGGAACACAGGTATAGTGGTGGCAAAAAATAGCAGCAAAGTATTAGATGTCTACAGGACAGGCCAGTACAATCCGCAGGTACTTGATGTGCTGGGTTATGTAAGTGGCTATCCGGTAGGTGCTATGTTCTCCTATGATACGCGCGGGCTCAATAATGAAGGCCACCCTATTATTTACGATCAGAACGGGGCATCGTATGTTGTAAATACAAGTTCCACGGGTACACCTCTGGTTACTGCAATGTCAGATAAGAATTCAGGACTGGTACAGTATTCGGGAACATCTGTTCCAACTATTAGCGGTGGATTAAGTAACCGCGTTGACGTTGGTAATTTTTATTTCTTCGCCATGATCAACTATTATGGTGGTTTTAAAGTACGGGTGCCAAGACCTACTCCGGCAGAGAACAGACCTTTGCCAGGGTCGAACGACTATTGGAGGGTTGCCGGTGACGAGCTGAAAACAAACATTCCAAACCTGACTGATTTGAATAGCTCTGCTCCGGGACTGGCTTACCGTTATAATAGCAACTATGTGGTTCATGGTGATTACATGACGCTGGGCGATGTTACAGTTTCCTACCGCTTAAATGACCTTAAATTCATGAAAAATGTCGGATTCAAGAACTTTGAGCTCAAAGCCCAGGCTTCAAACCTGTACTCCGTCGGATTTAACCGCTATAACTTTAGCATGGCTACAGGAAGCTATGCCAAATCGTATTTAACCCCTACGTATACGCTTGGTTTGTTCACCAACTTTTAA
- a CDS encoding FecR family protein gives MKEPIDTLFAKYLDDQCSSAEIKLLLEHFKLPENKTLLKEVILSGLERQAEIKAIPDDLNERIAAIHLRVNEHIQNTMVVKRPLFARLWPRVAAVAAILVIISATLFYYNGKHSFDNLEEQIAAAQIKPGRNQAILTLANGSKVQLSDVNGKPVYIVPEGSAGAAATYNTIEAPAGGQWQVVLPDGTRVWLNALSSITFPTAFIGSERKVKIDGEAYFEVVHNKVLPFRVESTGQTVEVLGTKFNIMAYRDEAQTKTTLLEGAVKIAAGKQEKVLKPGEQAMVMNGGVKIETDVDLENVIAWKNGDFIFKGEDFKTTMRKIARWYNVEISYDPSVPDDIELAGWISRDSQLSMVLKRIEQAGKIKFNVEGRRITVMK, from the coding sequence ATGAAAGAACCAATCGATACCTTATTTGCGAAATATCTGGACGATCAATGCAGCTCAGCAGAAATTAAGTTATTGCTGGAGCATTTTAAATTGCCCGAAAATAAAACGCTGTTAAAAGAAGTTATTTTATCAGGGCTGGAAAGGCAGGCTGAGATAAAAGCTATACCCGACGACCTGAATGAAAGGATAGCAGCCATTCATCTCAGGGTAAATGAACATATCCAAAACACTATGGTGGTTAAACGACCATTGTTCGCCAGGTTGTGGCCACGAGTGGCTGCTGTTGCTGCTATCCTTGTCATTATTTCTGCAACTTTGTTTTATTATAATGGGAAACATTCGTTTGACAACCTTGAGGAGCAGATTGCGGCAGCTCAGATCAAGCCAGGGAGAAACCAGGCAATATTAACATTGGCAAATGGTAGTAAAGTACAATTGAGCGATGTAAATGGCAAACCGGTTTACATTGTGCCCGAAGGTTCGGCAGGCGCCGCTGCAACGTATAACACAATAGAAGCACCAGCTGGTGGCCAATGGCAGGTCGTATTACCCGATGGTACCCGTGTATGGTTAAATGCGTTGTCCAGCATCACTTTCCCCACTGCATTTATAGGTTCGGAAAGAAAAGTAAAAATTGATGGGGAAGCTTATTTTGAAGTGGTTCACAATAAAGTACTGCCTTTTCGTGTAGAAAGTACCGGGCAAACAGTAGAAGTTTTAGGTACTAAATTTAACATCATGGCTTACCGTGATGAAGCCCAGACCAAAACAACACTGCTGGAAGGTGCTGTGAAAATTGCTGCGGGCAAGCAAGAGAAAGTGCTGAAACCAGGCGAACAGGCAATGGTAATGAATGGAGGGGTTAAAATAGAGACCGATGTAGACCTGGAAAATGTTATAGCCTGGAAAAACGGAGATTTTATATTTAAGGGGGAAGATTTTAAAACCACCATGCGCAAAATTGCCCGCTGGTATAATGTAGAGATCAGCTATGATCCTTCAGTACCTGACGATATTGAACTTGCAGGTTGGATTTCAAGAGACAGCCAGCTTTCAATGGTATTGAAGCGAATTGAACAGGCCGGTAAAATAAAATTTAACGTTGAAGGAAGGAGGATTACCGTAATGAAGTAA
- a CDS encoding RNA polymerase sigma factor → MIILEDSYQNNLLVRLKTGDETAFNGIYEAYSKPMYLKILSMTKDKDVADELLQELFIRLWDNKEKIIPGKSFQSYLYTITRNLVYNYFRKVASDNSLIEQMLLRGTDHYLNAEEVLLSKESAALLKNAIDQLSPQRKMVFELCKIDGKSYDEVSKLLGISVATVNSHITKSMQLIKAYLIKHQDTGLLFIGLYLASDLIGK, encoded by the coding sequence TTGATCATTTTAGAAGATTCTTATCAAAATAACTTACTTGTCCGTCTTAAAACGGGTGATGAGACTGCCTTTAATGGGATTTATGAGGCTTACAGCAAACCCATGTACCTTAAAATCCTGAGCATGACCAAGGATAAGGACGTTGCCGATGAGTTGTTACAGGAACTTTTTATCCGGCTGTGGGATAATAAGGAAAAAATTATTCCCGGCAAATCCTTTCAATCCTACCTCTATACCATCACCAGGAACCTGGTTTACAATTATTTCAGGAAGGTAGCATCCGACAATTCATTGATTGAGCAGATGCTGCTCCGGGGCACTGACCATTACCTTAATGCTGAAGAAGTTTTATTGAGCAAAGAGAGTGCAGCACTTCTGAAAAATGCAATCGACCAGCTTTCTCCTCAAAGAAAAATGGTATTCGAGCTCTGCAAAATCGACGGTAAAAGTTATGATGAGGTTAGCAAGCTCCTTGGCATCTCTGTTGCCACCGTAAATAGCCATATCACTAAATCTATGCAATTGATCAAAGCATACCTTATCAAACATCAGGATACAGGCCTCTTGTTTATTGGCCTGTACCTGGCTTCAGATCTGATTGGCAAATAA
- the purU gene encoding formyltetrahydrofolate deformylase, whose amino-acid sequence MIIIIQCRDQVGLVADISGILAAAQLNIISMREHVDKAENRFFMRLEVDGVSDEVLLEAQMRQVLPSGAVIQVNPVPDKKVVVMVTKEYHCLADILIRNNFNTLGAQVLCVIGNHDVLQKICERFAVPFFLIPYHEDKEVSEREIIAKIRSYDPDYVVLAKFMRILSPAFVANFPNKVINIHHSFLPAFAGANPYKKAFERGVKLIGATAHFVTDDLDEGPIIAQQIIPVNHSFTVADMVKSGQEIETAVLAKALRLVLNDRVFVYRNKTVVFE is encoded by the coding sequence ATGATTATCATTATACAATGCAGGGACCAGGTGGGACTGGTGGCCGACATTTCAGGAATACTGGCAGCAGCACAATTGAATATCATTTCTATGCGCGAGCATGTTGATAAAGCAGAAAATCGTTTTTTTATGCGCCTGGAAGTAGACGGTGTCTCGGATGAAGTATTGCTGGAAGCGCAAATGCGGCAGGTGCTCCCATCAGGAGCTGTTATACAGGTAAACCCGGTTCCGGATAAAAAAGTAGTAGTAATGGTTACGAAAGAATACCATTGCCTGGCCGATATCCTGATCCGCAATAATTTTAATACATTGGGTGCTCAGGTACTTTGTGTAATCGGAAACCATGATGTACTGCAAAAAATCTGTGAACGTTTTGCCGTTCCTTTTTTCCTGATCCCTTATCATGAAGATAAGGAAGTTTCAGAAAGGGAGATCATTGCAAAGATCCGGTCCTATGATCCGGACTATGTGGTGCTGGCTAAATTTATGCGTATCCTTTCGCCTGCTTTTGTGGCTAATTTTCCCAATAAGGTGATCAATATCCATCATTCCTTTTTACCTGCATTTGCAGGGGCTAACCCTTATAAAAAAGCCTTTGAAAGAGGGGTGAAATTAATTGGGGCTACTGCACATTTTGTAACGGACGATCTGGATGAAGGGCCGATTATTGCCCAGCAGATCATTCCGGTTAACCATTCATTTACTGTAGCCGATATGGTAAAATCGGGGCAGGAGATTGAAACAGCGGTATTGGCAAAAGCCTTAAGGTTGGTGTTGAACGACAGAGTGTTCGTTTACCGCAATAAAACAGTTGTATTTGAGTAA
- a CDS encoding EamA family transporter codes for MPSQLNKKASPLIVILAFAIVYIVWGSTYFFIQKALAGFPPFILGAFRFLAAGLLLITWCSIKGEKIFDKKSIRQAAIAGILMLGIGNGLVIWVEQSIPSGLVAILVSSAAMWFVILDKPKWKENLQSTSTVMGLIIGFIGVILLFAEQVMHTLNNNQSNTQIVGIVLLLLAPIGWAAGSLYSKYNTTTTVSVSVNTSWQMLAAGIAFMPGILFNSELKDFDWHMVSADAWLSVGYLVIFGSIAAFSAYVWLLSVRPATQVSTYAYVNPVVAVLLSILFTSEKVTIIQVAGLVVILGSVLLINLAKYRKEHQLKQKTAYSK; via the coding sequence ATGCCCTCACAATTAAACAAAAAAGCCTCTCCCTTAATCGTTATCCTGGCCTTTGCCATAGTATATATCGTTTGGGGCTCTACTTACTTTTTTATCCAGAAAGCCCTCGCCGGCTTTCCTCCTTTTATCCTTGGTGCCTTCAGGTTCCTTGCGGCCGGACTGTTGTTAATAACATGGTGCAGCATTAAAGGGGAAAAGATTTTTGATAAAAAAAGTATCAGACAGGCTGCCATAGCGGGCATACTGATGCTTGGGATAGGCAACGGACTGGTGATCTGGGTAGAACAATCTATACCAAGCGGATTGGTTGCCATCCTGGTTTCATCTGCAGCCATGTGGTTCGTAATTCTGGACAAACCGAAATGGAAAGAAAACCTGCAAAGTACCTCTACAGTAATGGGATTGATTATAGGGTTTATAGGTGTTATCCTACTATTTGCAGAACAGGTAATGCATACGCTGAACAACAACCAGAGCAACACTCAAATTGTAGGTATTGTACTTTTACTGCTGGCACCAATAGGATGGGCAGCGGGTTCCCTGTATTCAAAATACAATACGACCACTACCGTTTCGGTATCTGTAAATACCTCCTGGCAAATGCTGGCCGCCGGTATCGCTTTTATGCCGGGTATCCTGTTCAATTCAGAACTTAAAGATTTCGATTGGCATATGGTATCAGCTGATGCCTGGTTATCAGTTGGCTATCTGGTCATATTTGGCTCTATTGCTGCTTTTAGTGCGTACGTATGGCTATTAAGTGTACGCCCGGCAACACAGGTGAGCACGTATGCCTATGTAAACCCCGTAGTAGCTGTTTTGCTGAGTATACTTTTTACCAGCGAAAAGGTCACTATAATCCAGGTTGCCGGATTGGTGGTCATACTGGGCAGTGTATTGCTCATCAACCTGGCTAAATACAGAAAAGAGCACCAGCTTAAACAAAAAACTGCCTACTCGAAATAA
- the gmd gene encoding GDP-mannose 4,6-dehydratase, giving the protein MKVALITGVTGQDGAYLAEFLLKKGYFVHGLKRRSSSFNTDRIDHLYQDQHEKGVNFKLHYGDLTDSTNLIRIIQETQPDEIYNLAAMSHVKVSFEMPEYTANADGIGTLRLLEAVRILGMEKKTKIYQASTSELYGLVQAVPQSESTPFYPRSPYAVAKMYAYWITVNYREAYQMYACNGILFNHESPLRGETFVTRKITRAACKIALGLQSCLYLGNLSAQRDWGHAKDYIEAMWLILQQEKPEDYVIATGITTTVRDFVKMSFAELGIEVEFSGKDQYERGVIIDVDQEMVVKLGLNDANLKPGTVVVQVDEKYFRPTEVDLLLGDPTKANTKLGWKPKYDLPLLVEDMIQSDLQLMKKDEYLKQGGFKTLNYFE; this is encoded by the coding sequence ATGAAAGTTGCGTTAATAACCGGTGTTACCGGACAGGATGGAGCATATCTGGCAGAGTTTTTACTTAAAAAAGGATATTTTGTCCACGGTTTAAAAAGACGGTCCTCATCGTTTAATACGGACCGGATTGATCATTTGTACCAGGACCAGCATGAGAAAGGTGTAAATTTTAAATTGCATTACGGTGATTTAACCGACTCCACCAATCTGATCCGTATCATTCAGGAAACGCAGCCTGATGAAATCTATAACCTGGCAGCTATGAGCCATGTAAAGGTAAGTTTTGAAATGCCTGAATATACTGCGAATGCCGATGGTATAGGTACATTAAGGCTATTGGAAGCTGTACGTATTCTAGGTATGGAAAAAAAGACCAAAATATACCAGGCCTCTACTTCGGAACTGTATGGTTTGGTCCAGGCGGTACCCCAAAGTGAAAGTACCCCATTTTATCCGCGTTCACCTTATGCTGTAGCAAAGATGTATGCCTACTGGATTACAGTAAATTACAGGGAAGCTTATCAGATGTATGCTTGTAACGGTATTCTTTTTAACCATGAAAGTCCCTTAAGAGGGGAAACTTTTGTTACACGTAAAATTACCCGCGCGGCCTGTAAGATCGCATTGGGCCTGCAAAGCTGTTTATATCTCGGCAACCTGTCGGCGCAGCGCGACTGGGGCCATGCCAAGGATTACATTGAGGCCATGTGGCTGATCCTCCAGCAGGAAAAGCCAGAAGATTACGTAATTGCTACCGGAATAACCACAACAGTAAGGGATTTTGTGAAAATGAGTTTTGCTGAACTGGGTATAGAAGTTGAATTTAGTGGCAAGGACCAGTACGAAAGGGGTGTAATTATTGATGTAGACCAGGAAATGGTTGTAAAGCTAGGTTTAAATGATGCCAATCTGAAACCGGGCACTGTTGTGGTGCAGGTAGATGAAAAATATTTCCGCCCTACTGAGGTTGACCTGCTGTTGGGCGACCCGACCAAGGCCAATACGAAACTGGGTTGGAAACCTAAGTACGATTTACCACTTTTGGTGGAAGACATGATCCAGTCAGATCTGCAACTGATGAAAAAAGATGAATACCTGAAACAAGGTGGGTTTAAAACACTTAATTATTTCGAGTAG